Proteins encoded within one genomic window of Mycobacteriales bacterium:
- a CDS encoding BTAD domain-containing putative transcriptional regulator, translating into MEIHFGLLGSLSVRRDGGLVAVPAGGQRALLAALLLSANRVVPTETLIETLWGEAPPVSARVSLQNYVKRLRQLLADGAHTRIVTQPRGYLIRVGAGELDVEVFGNRLAATREAAGRGDWGEAADLGRAALALWRDRPLVDTASELLVRQEVPRLDELRLQALEMRMRADLHCGQAGEVITELGPLLAANPLRERLYELLMLALHGDGRQAEALAAFRRARTVLVEELGAEPGRAMRRVHEQILADDPELAVPELAVPDPAAPDPAGRDAVGREAAAGPGHGGPGAVGRKVAGGPQHRGPGAAGPVAPQMVVPRQLPGPVRGFVGRAAEAAELTRLLTAQAPIVVIDGTAGVGKTALALHWAHRHATAYPDGQLYVDLRGYDPERPMHAPEALAGFLRALGTPGPDIPAEPDERAARYRSLLSGRRVLVLVDNARDPGDVRPLLPAGPACAAIVTSRSSLGGLVARDGAHRIDLDVLPDPDAVRLLTELVGARAEADPASTGALAAQCSRLPLALRLVAERVAGDPATPLPDLVRELADERHRLEVLDASGDDRTAVRDVFSWSYRQLEPGTARVFRLAGLHPGTELDAYAAAALAGEPVGTARAALDRLARAHLVHRVRPDRYGLHDLLRAYAAGLAEGDEAAVGRLADHYLAAAALAMDTLLPSEKHRRPEVPPDPADGPLLSDVDSARAWLTAELANLVAIAEHTAENGMPRHTTRLAAILFRFLERGGLLPEATVVHGAALRAARRLGDPAAEATALVDLGVVDIWQGRRLAARRLFEQAVALCGEETDPQVQARAVHNLGMTYMQEPRSDAAARHLERALELCRRTGDRTAEANTLINLGIVSMWRGGHEAADAHFARALALSGQTGDRVVEANALINVGDLRLRQQRAGEAGAYLRPAIAICREIADPHDEAYGLIYLGLAERRTDLLDDALTLTRRYGDRPGEAEALNSLGDVHLAAGRADAAYDRYAAALELATEIDDRSEQERARAGLARVCESMPARAVDVPGVG; encoded by the coding sequence ATGGAAATACATTTCGGTCTGCTGGGCTCTCTTTCGGTCCGGCGGGACGGCGGGTTGGTCGCGGTGCCGGCGGGGGGACAGCGGGCGCTGCTGGCGGCGCTGTTGCTCAGCGCAAACCGGGTGGTGCCGACGGAGACGCTGATCGAGACGCTGTGGGGTGAGGCGCCGCCGGTCTCGGCGCGGGTGAGCCTGCAGAACTACGTCAAGCGGCTGCGGCAGTTGCTCGCCGACGGCGCGCACACCCGGATCGTCACCCAGCCGCGCGGCTACCTGATCCGGGTCGGCGCCGGCGAGCTGGACGTCGAGGTGTTCGGGAATCGCCTCGCCGCGACCCGGGAGGCGGCCGGGCGCGGGGACTGGGGCGAGGCCGCGGATCTCGGGCGCGCGGCGCTCGCCCTGTGGCGGGATCGGCCGCTCGTGGACACGGCGTCGGAACTGCTGGTCCGGCAGGAGGTGCCGCGGCTGGACGAGCTGCGGCTGCAGGCGCTGGAGATGCGGATGCGGGCCGACCTGCACTGTGGGCAGGCCGGTGAGGTGATCACCGAGCTGGGGCCGCTGCTGGCCGCGAACCCGCTGCGCGAGCGGCTGTACGAACTGCTCATGCTCGCGTTGCACGGGGACGGCCGGCAGGCCGAGGCGCTGGCCGCGTTCCGCCGGGCCCGGACCGTGCTGGTCGAGGAGCTCGGCGCGGAACCCGGCCGGGCGATGCGCCGGGTGCACGAGCAGATCCTGGCCGACGACCCGGAACTGGCTGTTCCGGAACTGGCTGTTCCGGACCCGGCCGCTCCGGACCCGGCGGGCCGGGATGCGGTCGGTCGGGAGGCGGCCGCCGGTCCGGGGCACGGCGGTCCGGGAGCGGTCGGTCGGAAGGTGGCCGGGGGCCCGCAGCACCGCGGTCCGGGAGCGGCCGGCCCGGTCGCGCCGCAGATGGTTGTGCCGCGGCAGCTGCCGGGGCCGGTACGGGGGTTCGTCGGGCGTGCGGCCGAGGCAGCCGAGCTGACCCGGCTGCTGACCGCGCAGGCGCCGATCGTCGTCATCGACGGCACGGCCGGCGTCGGCAAGACCGCGCTCGCGCTGCACTGGGCGCACCGGCACGCGACCGCGTACCCCGACGGCCAGCTGTACGTCGACCTGCGCGGCTACGACCCCGAGCGCCCGATGCACGCGCCCGAGGCGCTGGCCGGGTTTCTGCGCGCGCTCGGCACGCCCGGTCCGGACATCCCGGCCGAGCCCGACGAGCGCGCCGCCCGCTACCGCAGCCTGCTGTCCGGCCGGCGCGTGCTGGTCCTGGTCGACAACGCCCGGGATCCGGGCGACGTGCGGCCGCTGCTGCCGGCCGGCCCGGCGTGCGCGGCGATCGTGACCAGCCGATCGTCGTTGGGCGGCCTGGTCGCCCGGGACGGCGCCCATCGGATCGACCTGGACGTGCTCCCCGACCCCGACGCCGTACGGCTGCTGACCGAGCTGGTCGGTGCGCGGGCCGAGGCCGACCCGGCCTCGACCGGTGCGCTCGCGGCGCAGTGCTCGCGGCTGCCGCTCGCGCTGCGGCTGGTGGCGGAGCGGGTTGCGGGCGACCCGGCCACGCCGCTGCCGGACCTCGTCCGGGAGCTGGCCGACGAGCGGCACCGGCTGGAAGTGCTCGACGCCAGCGGCGACGACCGTACGGCGGTGCGGGACGTGTTCTCCTGGTCCTACCGCCAGCTGGAGCCGGGTACGGCCCGGGTCTTCCGGCTGGCCGGGCTGCACCCCGGCACGGAACTGGACGCGTACGCGGCGGCTGCGCTGGCCGGCGAGCCGGTCGGGACCGCGCGGGCGGCGCTGGACCGGCTGGCCCGGGCGCACCTGGTGCACCGCGTACGCCCGGACCGGTACGGGCTGCACGACCTGCTCCGGGCGTACGCGGCCGGGCTGGCGGAGGGGGACGAGGCGGCGGTGGGCCGGCTGGCCGACCACTACCTCGCCGCGGCGGCGCTGGCGATGGACACGCTGCTCCCCTCGGAGAAGCATCGCCGGCCGGAGGTCCCGCCCGATCCGGCCGACGGTCCTCTCCTGTCCGATGTGGACAGTGCCCGGGCCTGGCTCACGGCCGAGCTCGCCAACCTGGTGGCGATCGCCGAGCACACCGCCGAGAACGGGATGCCCCGGCACACCACGCGGCTGGCCGCGATCCTCTTCCGCTTCCTCGAACGCGGTGGGTTGCTGCCGGAGGCGACGGTCGTGCACGGGGCCGCCCTGCGCGCCGCCCGCCGGCTCGGCGATCCGGCCGCCGAGGCGACCGCGCTGGTGGACCTCGGCGTCGTCGACATCTGGCAGGGCCGCCGGCTCGCTGCCCGGCGGTTGTTCGAACAGGCCGTCGCGCTGTGCGGTGAGGAGACCGATCCGCAGGTGCAAGCGCGGGCCGTGCACAACCTCGGCATGACCTACATGCAGGAGCCGCGGTCCGATGCGGCGGCGCGCCATCTGGAGCGGGCGCTGGAACTGTGCCGCCGCACCGGGGACCGCACGGCCGAGGCCAACACGCTGATCAACCTCGGCATCGTGAGCATGTGGCGAGGAGGTCACGAGGCGGCCGACGCCCACTTCGCCCGGGCGCTGGCGTTGTCGGGTCAGACCGGTGATCGCGTCGTCGAGGCGAACGCGCTGATCAACGTCGGCGATCTCCGCCTCCGGCAGCAGCGGGCCGGCGAGGCCGGTGCCTATCTGCGACCCGCCATCGCGATCTGCCGGGAGATCGCCGATCCGCACGACGAGGCGTACGGGCTGATCTACCTGGGGCTGGCCGAGCGGCGAACCGACCTGCTGGACGACGCGCTCACCCTCACCCGCCGGTACGGCGACCGCCCGGGCGAGGCCGAGGCCCTGAACAGCCTGGGTGACGTGCATCTGGCCGCGGGACGGGCGGACGCCGCATACGACCGGTACGCGGCAGCGCTGGAGCTGGCCACCGAGATCGACGACCGGTCCGAACAGGAGCGGGCGCGGGCCGGCCTGGCCCGGGTCTGCGAATCCATGCCGGCCCGCGCGGTGGACGTGCCCGGGGTCGGCTGA
- a CDS encoding RidA family protein gives MVRQLISSNTPGEQAAKFSRAVRVGNLVFVSGTTAMDPAGHAQHGGDATAQARYILTKIEAVLGEAGASLADVVRTRIFVRHLEDVDAVARVHGLFFADVRPANTMLRGEPVDTDMLLEIEVDALVETD, from the coding sequence GTGGTTCGACAGTTGATCTCCAGCAACACTCCCGGCGAGCAGGCAGCGAAGTTCTCGAGGGCGGTCCGGGTCGGCAACCTGGTCTTCGTCTCCGGAACTACGGCGATGGACCCGGCGGGGCACGCCCAGCACGGGGGCGACGCCACGGCCCAGGCCAGATACATCCTGACCAAGATCGAAGCCGTGCTCGGCGAAGCTGGGGCGTCGCTTGCCGACGTGGTCCGGACCCGGATCTTCGTGCGCCACCTCGAAGACGTCGATGCGGTCGCGCGCGTGCACGGGCTGTTCTTCGCCGACGTGCGACCGGCGAACACCATGCTCAGAGGCGAACCGGTCGACACGGACATGCTGCTAGAGATCGAGGTCGACGCCTTGGTCGAGACCGACTAG
- a CDS encoding ATP-binding protein: MELDRRGAELLLQVLTEREETNSVAIASNESFGGWTKNLHRPPALRRHRRPAHLRRNILETETDSYRLATTTRATGITALV, encoded by the coding sequence ATGGAACTCGACCGCCGCGGCGCCGAACTGCTCTTACAGGTCCTCACCGAACGCGAGGAGACCAACTCCGTCGCGATCGCCTCCAACGAGTCCTTCGGCGGCTGGACCAAAAACCTTCACCGACCCCCGGCTCTGCGCCGCCATCGTCGACCGGCTCACCTTCGGCGGAACATCCTCGAGACCGAGACCGACTCCTACCGCCTCGCCACGACCACCCGGGCCACAGGCATCACCGCCCTCGTCTAG
- a CDS encoding MmcQ/YjbR family DNA-binding protein: MDVYAEGLDRARRICLGLPGAYQEQAWMGIRWMVRKRTFAHLLEIVDGLPRSFAASAGTKGPAAVLTFRAEPGELGAILSAPGSFGPLWGRTDVGVRLPTYPDRDELAELLVDIYRLRAPLTLVRGLEG; the protein is encoded by the coding sequence ATGGACGTGTACGCCGAGGGGCTGGACCGGGCGCGCCGGATCTGCCTCGGGCTGCCCGGCGCGTACCAGGAGCAGGCCTGGATGGGGATCCGCTGGATGGTGCGGAAGCGGACCTTCGCGCACCTGCTGGAGATCGTCGACGGGCTGCCGCGGTCCTTCGCCGCCTCGGCCGGGACGAAGGGACCGGCGGCGGTGCTGACGTTCCGGGCCGAGCCCGGTGAGCTGGGCGCGATCTTGTCGGCGCCGGGGTCCTTCGGCCCGCTGTGGGGGCGCACCGACGTCGGCGTGCGGCTCCCGACGTACCCGGACCGCGACGAGCTGGCGGAGCTGCTGGTCGACATCTACCGGTTGCGGGCGCCGCTCACGCTGGTCCGTGGGCTGGAAGGCTAA
- a CDS encoding DUF2399 domain-containing protein, with protein MSDRGLSERAAGLASRLTAWPRRRVSLSELWHLLDEVDPASRIDARRRLLLADALAELDSAGLLRLPSARSYDRTEAPHVPLFVTVDRPVAPPAARPRPVWHPELSWAAEVRLTPAQMDILGQVNRWLHGHRDPLVVPLRERSLDIFGHEKTLDRLLPTNLFGTGRLTLELLRTRRALVRFTTETVGVGNELLVVENSDTFDSLVTALRRRDLHRVGTVGWGAGSAFEASVLSIRRLHPPVLSVRYFGDLDEKGLRIPASAAAFAAAEGLPPLRSAAGLYDALLAVAAPQPGQRRVPPAAAAEAARWLDPRHRERAISILTAGTRLAQEAVGLRHLLTHDAWLIDL; from the coding sequence GTGAGCGACCGCGGACTGTCCGAGCGGGCGGCCGGGCTGGCAAGCCGGCTGACGGCCTGGCCGCGTCGGCGGGTCAGCCTGTCCGAGCTGTGGCATCTCCTGGACGAGGTCGACCCGGCCAGCCGGATCGACGCCCGCCGCCGGCTCCTTCTCGCCGACGCCCTCGCCGAGCTGGACAGCGCCGGGCTGCTCCGGCTGCCGTCGGCACGGTCGTACGACCGCACCGAAGCCCCGCACGTACCGCTCTTCGTCACCGTGGATCGCCCAGTCGCCCCGCCGGCCGCGCGTCCGAGGCCTGTCTGGCATCCGGAGCTGTCCTGGGCCGCGGAGGTCCGGCTCACCCCGGCGCAGATGGACATCCTCGGGCAGGTCAACCGCTGGCTGCACGGGCACCGCGACCCGCTGGTCGTACCGCTCCGGGAGCGCAGCCTCGACATCTTCGGCCACGAGAAGACGCTCGACCGCCTGCTGCCGACGAACCTGTTCGGCACCGGCCGGCTCACCCTGGAGCTGCTGCGTACCCGCCGGGCCCTGGTCAGGTTCACCACGGAGACCGTCGGGGTCGGCAACGAGCTTCTCGTCGTGGAGAACAGCGACACGTTCGACTCACTCGTCACCGCGCTACGTCGCCGCGACCTCCACCGGGTCGGGACGGTCGGCTGGGGCGCTGGGTCGGCGTTCGAGGCGTCGGTGCTGTCCATCCGTCGGCTGCACCCGCCAGTCCTCAGCGTCCGCTACTTCGGCGACCTCGATGAGAAGGGTCTGCGAATCCCGGCCAGCGCCGCCGCGTTCGCCGCAGCCGAAGGCCTGCCCCCGCTGCGCTCCGCGGCCGGCCTGTACGACGCCCTGCTCGCCGTCGCCGCGCCGCAACCCGGCCAGCGCCGGGTGCCGCCCGCCGCCGCCGCCGAAGCAGCCCGCTGGCTGGACCCGCGACACCGCGAACGCGCGATCTCCATCCTGACCGCCGGAACTCGCCTCGCCCAGGAAGCCGTCGGCCTCCGGCACCTTCTTACGCACGATGCCTGGCTCATCGATCTCTGA